A portion of the Halogeometricum sp. S1BR25-6 genome contains these proteins:
- a CDS encoding MBL fold metallo-hydrolase: MKLQFLGGVGEVGRSAILVDDSLLLDYGMLTGNPPQFPVSTPEPDAVVVSHGHLDHVGMVPALLAGDRRPPIHWTPPTAELAGTLARDTLKLQGGRYDCPFTETHVRRMTQVSEPHGYGETFEAAGYEVTLYDAGHIPGSAHVLVDDGETRLLYTADFHTDNQRIVGASTDRPDADVVVCESTYADVTHEDRAAVEERFVESVRGTIWEGGTVVVPAFAIGRTQEMLLVLDAHDVECYVDGMGKGVTKMLLRHPEFVRDGDALRRAKSHARFVTGRNGQRRRIASQNTAIVTTSGMLSGGPAMTYVPEISGDPTNKITLTGYQVEGTPGRDLIERGRAEIDGRTMPVAARAEMYDFSAHADREGLRAFLSEYEGSEVLVNHGDDCAGFAETLRADGFDARAPGLGDTVEV, from the coding sequence ATGAAACTCCAGTTCCTCGGGGGCGTCGGCGAGGTGGGGCGCTCGGCGATTCTCGTGGACGACTCGCTGCTGCTGGACTACGGGATGCTGACGGGCAACCCCCCGCAGTTCCCCGTTTCGACGCCCGAACCCGACGCCGTCGTCGTCTCGCACGGCCACCTCGACCACGTCGGGATGGTCCCCGCCCTCCTCGCCGGCGACCGGCGACCGCCGATTCACTGGACGCCGCCGACGGCCGAACTCGCGGGGACGCTGGCGCGCGACACGCTGAAACTCCAAGGGGGCAGGTACGATTGCCCGTTCACCGAGACGCACGTCCGGCGGATGACGCAGGTGTCGGAACCGCACGGCTACGGCGAGACGTTCGAGGCGGCGGGCTACGAGGTGACGCTGTACGACGCCGGGCACATCCCCGGCAGCGCGCACGTTCTCGTCGACGACGGCGAGACGCGATTGCTGTACACGGCCGACTTCCACACCGACAATCAGCGAATCGTCGGAGCCAGCACCGACCGCCCGGACGCGGACGTCGTCGTCTGCGAGTCCACCTATGCCGACGTGACTCACGAGGACAGGGCGGCGGTCGAAGAGCGGTTCGTCGAGTCGGTCCGCGGGACCATCTGGGAGGGCGGCACCGTCGTCGTGCCGGCGTTCGCCATCGGCCGCACCCAGGAGATGCTGCTCGTCCTCGACGCCCACGACGTGGAGTGCTACGTCGACGGGATGGGCAAGGGGGTAACGAAGATGCTGCTTCGACACCCCGAGTTCGTCCGCGACGGCGACGCGCTCCGGCGGGCGAAGTCGCACGCGCGGTTCGTGACCGGGCGGAACGGACAACGGCGACGCATCGCCTCGCAGAACACCGCCATCGTGACGACCAGCGGGATGCTCTCGGGCGGCCCGGCGATGACGTACGTGCCGGAAATCAGCGGCGACCCGACGAACAAGATAACGCTCACCGGCTACCAGGTGGAGGGGACGCCCGGCCGCGACCTGATAGAGCGCGGCCGCGCGGAGATAGACGGCCGGACGATGCCCGTCGCCGCCCGCGCGGAGATGTACGACTTCTCCGCGCACGCCGACCGCGAGGGTCTCCGCGCGTTTCTGAGCGAGTACGAGGGAAGCGAGGTGTTGGTCAACCACGGCGACGACTGCGCCGGGTTCGCCGAGACCCTTCGAGCGGACGGCTTCGACGCCCGCGCGCCCGGACTCGGCGACACGGTCGAGGTCTGA